Proteins from one Vicia villosa cultivar HV-30 ecotype Madison, WI unplaced genomic scaffold, Vvil1.0 ctg.005138F_1_1, whole genome shotgun sequence genomic window:
- the LOC131642503 gene encoding uncharacterized protein LOC131642503: MKILSWNFRGLSNPRAILNLRQLAQKHRPDVLFLSETLSKKQKLESILVMLKFDSCLSVDVVGRSGGLAVLWRDSANCRIVNFSRNYVNILVEDEMKGVWRLTCYYGYPERNHRREAWNMLRELRDLSHESWCVIGDFNDLLSQHDKIGIHQHSNWLCAGFREAVTDCNLLDMPLEGHPFTWIKSRGSDHVIEERLDRALVTQDWLDIFPEAKLLNLLASHSDHSPILLHCDPINRNQLRKYSFKFENAWLKNDELEDVVKRGWHAANNNGVLNRISNCAKELAS; encoded by the coding sequence ATGAAGATTCTCAGCTGGAATTTTCGGGGCCTGAGCAACCCGCGTGCAATTCTGAATTTGCGACAGCTAGCTCAAAAACATCGTCCTGATGTTTTATTTCTGTCGGAAACATTATCGAAGAAGCAGAAACTTGAAAGTATCCTTGTTATGTTGAAATTTGACTCTTGTTTATCGGTTGATGTCGTCGGAAGAAGCGGTGGTTTGGCGGTGTTGTGGAGGGACTCTGCTAATTGCAGAATTGTCAATTTCTCTAGGAATTATGTGAATATATTGGTTGAGGATGAGATGAAAGGAGTATGGCGGCTTACTTGTTACTATGGCTATCCGGAGAGAAACCATAGAAGAGAGGCATGGAATATGCTTCGTGAGCTTAGAGATTTGTCGCATGAGTCGTGGTGTGTCATTGGTGATTTTAATGACTTGCTTTCACAACATGATAAAATCGGTATCCACCAACATTCCAACTGGTTATGCGCAGGTTTTCGGGAAGCTGTTACAGATTGTAATTTGTTAGATATGCCGTTGGAAGGTCACCCTTTTACATGGATTAAAAGTCGAGGCTCTGATCATGTCATCGAAGAACGATTAGATCGAGCTCTCGTGACGCAAGATTGGTTGGATATTTTTCCGGAAGCTAAGCTCCTTAATCTACTGGCCTCGCATTCAGACCATAGTCCCATTCTTTTGCACTGCGACCCGATTAATCGGAATCAACTGAGGAAGTATTCTTTCAAATTCGAGAACGCTTGGCTAAAAAATGATGAACTGGAAGATGTGGTAAAGAGAGGTTGGCATGCTGCTAATAACAATGGGGTGCTGAACCGAATAAGTAACTGTGCGAAGGAGTTAGCTAGCTAG